The following is a genomic window from Episyrphus balteatus chromosome 1, idEpiBalt1.1, whole genome shotgun sequence.
CAATATTTTCTTTGAGAAGATCAAACGCGAATAGAGCCTCTGATAACTTCCTTCGATTAGCAAGACTACACATATCAATGAGCCTTAGACGATGAGAGTATCGAGGTAGCACATACGACTCAGTGCTCCATCCAAGACCTCTTAATGCAAACAGCAAAAATTGCTTTTGGACAGATTCAAGTTTTTTAACATCAATATCATAAAAAGGAGACCAAATAACACTACAATACTCTAACAAAGGGCGGACCAAAGAACAGTAAATTGCTTTAGTGATATAAGGGTCATTGAATTCAATTGATCTTCTTTTAACAAACCCTAGCATACACATACTTTTAGAGTGTATTTTGTCAATTTGTTCTTTAAAAGTGAGTTTTTTGTCTACAATAATGCCAAGGTCTTTTATTTCTTCCTTTCGAACCAATATCTGTCCAACAATGGTGTAGTTGAaaattattggattttttttccttaagaaCGAAATAACGTTACACTTATCAACATTAAGTGACATTCCATTCATTTTACACCAACTTACAAGTGTGTTTAGACATTCCTGTAACAAAAAACCATCAACATCAGCATTAACAttttgaaacaacttaagatcGTCGGCATATAAAAGGTATCTACAGCCTTTCAACAATGAGGGCAAGTCAttaatgaaaaccaaaaaaagtagAGGCCCAAGATGGCTGCCCTGAGGTACTCCCGAAGTTACATATATTTCACGAGATATAACATCACAAAACCTAACACACTGTGTTCTGTTAGATAAATAGGACGCAATCCAATTTAACAAAGTTGAATGAATACcatgtttttttaactttagaaGAAGTAAGCAATGGTCCACTCTGTCGAAAGCTTTGCTAAAGTCGGTGTAGATTGCATCAACCTGGTTGCCCTTCTCCATTTCTAAAAGAATATGGGATGTATAATCAGCTAAATTGGTGGTTGTGGATCTACCCTTAAAGAATCCATGTTGATGCTCACTAATGGCCGACTTAAGTGCTAAACTAAGCTTATCAgtaaccattttttcaaataacttggGAATAGACGACAGTATTGCAATTCCGcgataattttgtatatttgaCCTATCaccgtttttaaaaattggtattaaaaatgaatttcgccAAGTATTAGGAAAAATGCCGCTAGAAAGTGAATGATTGAACAGTTTAAGTAAGGGTTCAGCAATTTTATCAGCAGTGTTACGGAGGAACAATGGTGGAATGCCATCGGGACCGCTGTTTTTACTAATATCAATTGATTTCAGTTCCCTAACAAGGTCTACCATAGAAATGACCATGAAACCAACATTGCAGTTACTTTCCAAAATATGATGGAAATTATTTTCGTCAAATGTTAAGGGTTTTTGGTAAACTGTTTCAAAGAAAGAAGCAAATAATTCACAAATATCCTTTGTTTCAGTGCATACGCTATTTTCCAAATGCATTGCCGTAGGAAAGTTAGACACATTTCACATTTGacacacatttgatcattatttttgttttctaggcGAATAATTATACTGGATAGCTCATCAATGTATTGGACCAGTAGTTGATGATTCTCTCTTTCAACATTTGctcttttattatttaaagcATCTAGCTCTTTTTTCCAAGTTGAAAACTGATCCAAAAACTCATTAGGGTTcgaacaaaaatatatgttcCGGCAATCATcacatagaaaataaaatatatttgaaaattcATGTGTGTATTTAGAAGCTAATCTGGTCAACCCAATGCAATGTGGGTGAAAGCTTTTTGTGCACGTACTACCTTTGCATTGAATTAACTCATTGTGATTTGTGTATGAGATTGATGTTTCTAGGCAACCATTGTGATCGCACTTAGCCATGACACAAACGAATAAGAGTGTCGGTATTTGAAGGCAATACAGTTTAGTTTAAAAGCTCCAATCGATCAAGTTTTGTGTTTTAGCATGGAAAATAgaatcatacaattttttttttgtagtcgcAGTAATATTTCTGGCAGAACATGTACTAAAATTGTACTCACCGGGAGATGAGACAGATAGTCTATATTTATTCCTCCAGAGAAAACACAAACTAATATGGGTTTCCGTTGTGTGTACTACGATATTTCAAGGCAGAATGAGAAAGAtgattttgataatttatttgTGAAAGGGCGAGAAAGACTGCTTATAACAATGAAAACACTCAGACAACAtgcataggtttttttttccccacaaatataaattaagttatcaataaatttaaaacaaaaaaattctgggGATTTTACGTGATGATCATTAGTTTTCAATAATATATAAGCACAGAATTTTATTCTTAACAAAATAGGCAAGGTTGTAATGTTAAATACTATAGCtttaaataagaattaaaagaaaaactggCAGAGCAAAAACTGAAGCGTGCGAGAATGACAGAAGACAGGAAAACAACTCAATGAATAGTGAAGCTTACACACAAGTTCTTCGAGACAATTTGCTGCACTATCTTAGACGATTTCGTAGGATTCAGCATGTCTTTCAACAAGATAATGCTCCAATCCAGGTAAGTCGTCAAAGCTTAAATTGGTTTCAAGAACGCAATATCAATTTAATGAAGCGGCCTGCTCATTCACCAGATTGCAAACCAGTTGAAAATCCTTGGGGAACTAAGACAAGAAGAATTTATGTTCAAAATAAACAGTATGGTAGAGGTAGTGTTCCAGAGCTCCAAGAGGCAATTCTGGACGAATGGAAGTCGTTTAAGGTTCTCTATTAAAAATACTCGCCGAGAATATGCCAAATCAAGTTTTTAAGTTGACTGAATACAGGAGTAATAAGATtccataccaattttttgtaaattatttcactcaaaattataaaaattcaaaataataaaatgcgattatacttttgcaatggaagaaaagcttgtttttatttcgggacattttgtttttctcaatATTCTTATTTATGgatcccctttaataaaaaaaatagtagggcgtagctgcaatactcggttttatataaaaagcatttttatatggtgcgattatatgtacttttgcaaagcactgtaCGTGCCTTCAAATCATCATGTATGAAtagtaaataaacaaataaatagctaaagaaaaagaatttgtttaatatgtttttctttatttaaaatattataatagtTAACTTAACATGTAATTATTTATGTAGTATATCTAActatatttaaaattgtatatctTAAGCTTACATAatgtttatgtatatatttttaaatacttgtTGGAAGACATTTAAGTTTTAATGCGTATTAGCagttacatttttgtttgtatgtatattattataccttaatattaatatttaattatttttttcttaagagaACATTGGAAgacttgttttcttttttggaagACATTAATATATCACGTAGATCATTAAACATTAATAATTGTTTttctaagccctgatttttcaatcgtcagttagactatcaaaagaataaatgtcaatataaaaaaaacttttattcctaggaataagctctatctggggtttatctgactattgaaaaattggccctaagtcaTTTAAATTTGGCTACTTGCCTTACTactaaattaaaacttaatattttatgtatatgtatattaattttttttaaaacattttttctatcattttgatttcatttttacatcaatacattttcgaaatattattttaaaattaaaattttttctaaacgttatatgtaattaaataaagaaataataatatatgcatttatatatatattatgttATCTACcgtttatatatataataatttgaaCTCGCAGtaacttaacatttttttttgttgttatgtaTTCAAAACATCGAAGACACAGacgaaattattttctttagtaTGTACAATAATTTATCCTATgccaaataatttattaaatattatttaacatGACAGCTTCTGTAACCCAGTCAATAGACCTTGAGAATTGATAACACTGTTTCTAAACtggtaaatatttttatttcgtgaaattaaaattGGTTTTCAGCGTGCGGATTTCGAAAAACCCGGGCTTGAGTACTTACGTAAAGAATACTAATCGCAAAACTAATAATATCTAAAGAATGCAAAggaatttcaatgaaaacaaacGGCAGAACACCGAAGATTGTGGACGCTATATTTTGGCTTGGTTTTCAAGTTGGCAGGAGTTGAAAAGCATTAGAATtagataataaaataaattgtaatagATCGAAATATTTGCGTTTTTGCGATAACGATTTATTTTGTGTAGACAAAGTGAGAGATTGTGATTTAGGGCCATTTGCtaaatcgaaacttaaataatttatgttgaacataaactcttattccctaatttttcctgtcacataaggatttatgtagaacttaaatgcttaagtttcgattcagcaaacgggtctTAGCTAAGTAAAAGTctacgaaaatttaaaaaaaaccaatacatttGTCTGTAACATGAATGTGAAGACATCACAACATCTGAATTGTTAAAACTTAACAAATTGATAGCATCCTATCAGCTTTCTATTAAAACTGTGTCATATGTCATTCTTAAAGGCTCGAAAAGTGTCTCGTCTGTCTGGTATCTGTAGATTTAttatacctaaataaaatttgcttttaGAGGCGACGAAATTGCGCATACGATTGCATCCAAATAATTTTGATGCACTCTTGATGATTTTATTGTTATGgcacaaaaaattttgtcaGCCTATACATTTAATGAAAACACGATCTACATGAAAATGGCCTCATACCCCTCTTAaccaaaatgaacattttactAAGCCTCCAAGTCCAAACGCtaaagaaaaaagtatcaaggattctttcacaattaaaaaataaaatttggtataGTTTCAGCGTATGTAAActaattgattatttttttatttttcaagtcttagaGACATTTAAGAAAATGCGTGTACTTGCCCTCAAATATCAAACTACTGTCaaagtttgaaaattgttggcaattttaaggaaaatttgcttttttccATTTGCTTTTTGtcgaaacaataaaaacaacagATGCATAAACATAACGCACTGCAACGAAGATCAGATACCTAATTAATTGTGCATCCGTGTAtcggcaaaaatttaaatttgatcaTTACCTACTTATGAGAAAATAGCAATGCGCACTTTTACCGGTTGCGCAAACTTGCCACGAACAGCTCTACTTTTTGGGAAAATTTCCAACTTTTGAAGTGATCTATTGCAAGAAGTTGTTAAGCTCTAATTATAGCAACTAAACTAGTTgctagaaaatttaattttatgaactAAAAACTGTcgaaaaatatttggttttaaCATACCACAAAGTTAGCAAAGGCCTTCCGAAACATCTAAATTAGGTTTATTTTACTAATATATACCAAAAAATTAGTTCGGTGCAATTTTGTACGGCCTAAAGcgattttgttttatcttctatCTATGGTAACTggatcatttaaaataaaatattatatttgaaAACCACCTAAATCGAAttcgaaattaagaaaaaatcaacaaaactttttttcgtaGAGctgcaaaacgaaaaaaatttaaactaatcgaaagttaaaaaaaaaggttcactCGATAAAATGAGTTCATAAAataaaaggataaaaaaaaataatgtttgaaTTCAGAATTAGTAGATCATTCTGTCAGCATTATCTATTCTCTAACTTACGTAATATTCTTATCAACTGGGTTACATTTGCTgcaaaatttattcttttgaaCTGCTTATTAAGGAAAAAGTATAACGGTTGATGAGCTAGTTTACAAGTTCTCGATTTtcgtatttttaaaataattttaataagatgAAAAGTAAAActatgtatatgtataatatCTTTTTAAAACGGTAAGCCAATTTCAAAAGCTTCAATAAGTGCATTCCCGGAATCATAAACCCCAATTACCCCAAACAATACACCTAAAAATATAATGAGGTAGTCATAAGCTACAGTTTTCTGGTCCAATAAATGGCCTTTGATTTTAAGATGGAAATAGCAAGGCCAAATGAAACTCAACATCGTCCCTGTAAAGCTTCCAATAAAACCCATTAAAATCGAAAAGTGTGGAATAAATATGGCCATCATAATAGTGGCGAATATCACACCAACTCTAAATCCAAGACCCCAAACTTTAAGTTCTCCATCCAAGTGCCAAATAGTgggaaatttagtttttggcGGCCCACGAAAGAATGTTCTTTCTAATAATTCACATGCAGCATAATATGGCAAGGGATAACTTAGAATAGCTTTGATGACCAAGAAGAAATTAACCATTCCCTTGAAGCCTTGGGAGTGTAAATTATTTGTTATAACTTGTTGAGTATCATTTTGGAAAGTCAAGAAACAAAGGTAGCCAAAGGCGGCCTTAAATATAGCCGCTGCAATATGAGACCAATCTAACATCCAGTTAAACTTTGATCGATCGACCATGTTGCCTTCTAAAGTTGGCAGAAAGATTTGCGAAGTATAGGAAAAAACAATTACACCCAGAGATATTGGAAATTTCTCCATATCAATGCTCCACCTGACCTTTGACCAACCCCAATCGCCGATTTGCAATAAACAATATCCAAGAATGACTGCATTGATAACTAAATGTGACATTGTGCACCAAAAGGATAACAGTGAcaccatttttaatgatttgaGAAAACCCAATGGCAGGAGAAATATGCCAGTCAACATCATCCATGATCTTGAATCTAAAGATCCTTGTGGATAAGTACCAGCCAAAAGATCACCGCAGACAACAACGTACAGGATACACGTCATTAGAAGCTCAATTATTTGAGCAAGACTTACAGCTCTGGCACCGTATTTTGGACCAAAACATACCTTGGCAATGGAAACGTAACTATCACGCACTCGAACAGGTTGACCTGTGTTGGGATCCGGTTCGTAGAGGCATTGAACTAAGACTTTACCGGTGTAGCAGCATATATGAGCAATTCCTACCATGGCAATGATTGCCCAGTATCCTCCATGTAGAACAGCAAACGGCAATGATACAATGAACATTCCTTGAATTGCGTTGGTGACATTCCACGCTGCTTGGAATTCATTTATTTTGGCACCAGAACCTCCTTCGCCTTCACAAGCAAATGAACTGTCTCCAGAAGCAACACTGCcttgtctgaaaaaaaaaaataaaatcatattaaCAAAGTCTTCAATAGACGCAAAACTATAGTAACATGAAGATGACATTTTGGAAAAGTTCAAATGCGGGTaccggggaaaccacgcaacttaaaattaaatcatcatggatttgcttccttgcaggcctagagaacatccctacaaagtttgagcaaaatctaaaatgagacagcaattccgattgaacgctttcatatggaatgacagtaaacggtccttaaaaattgttgtaatcgagagcggtgaaattttttttttaactttcttatttgaccttttaataatgcagccctatactagtTTTATAGATTCATCGACTTTTCCTGGATTCCaagattttatcaattttatgcATAATTTTACTCGACTAAACAtgctgtttaaaaaatatattctaaaataatatttatagtccagtaattttatgttttatctgcggaaaaattcacAGTGAGctgaatttttgtattcactTTTATTACAGCGTTTTAATGAAGATGtcaaaaatcgacattgatatcatGCCGGCTtaaaaagtttttcgcaaatatctcgaGACATATTGGTCGGTGGTCATCAAAGGTTGTTATAACAAGCCCAAAATTAAGattgaaccatgtttaaaaagtttGTTCTAAATAATAAAGCCGCTTATTGTACCAAAAagggaaaaacacaaaattttcaaaaaatgcggTTTCCCATTTTGTACATTATTTCTTATctcaatgtgtacatttttacttttttaagttATTCGGTATTAACGTAATAAGATAGGTTAATAAGACCaaaaaatgtatgctacttcgataaaaacctcaaaaattgagcaaaataaaccaaaaatatgaaatttttcgtatgtgagtgcaatctagtcaccttctctgcgctctactcCCGAAACGGTtcattttacataaaaatgttgtgggcatatgttgtagataatttcacgacgatcaatttttataatgacctctgatgacctccgatcaataggtcTCGAGATATTTGTGAAAAACTTTTCATGACCTTTTGACCCTTATAACTTTTTAAGccggcacgatatcaatgtcgatttttcacatcttcattacaacgccGTAATAAAGGTGTATAACTTTAGGTATTCCGCCAATTGGGGTTAAGAATTACTAAAATGACTGGACTATTATTTCCAAACcgaacgaggtattttttatgaaaatcggttgaaaattggcttaggaaaaaaatgttacgatttcaacccagatacagaaattcaaaTGTTTAggtaccaaaaaaaattctaattttggcACGTAGCGTAGTACGATAACtttggcgccaggatttgataacggttttttgtagaggagttcaatacaatcaatTTTTACTACGGGAAGGCGGTCTATCtcccccctttaggcgggaagggcaattttcttaaaaataatttaaaataaaacaaaaattattaaaaaacaacggaaaCACGTAATTATTTTATAGTAGTAACTTATGAAGtaacttaaaacaaattatatcaGAATTTAGAAGACTTGCGAATCgctagaaaaatttgttttgttgaatcaATGTTATTGAGCCTTAAATAAGGGATCAagggatttttaaaataatatggtcacatcattttctttattttgactgCCTTTTGGGATGAGTCTCGTAGTATTGTAATGGGAATACCGCGATATGAGTGTTTCCCAAATCTTTTGTTTCGAGTCGAACGTTCAACTGGCGGGTAATAATAAGGCCCTTCATTCCATTTTAAGCATGCATTTTATGTTGATAAATCTTTGAGATTTTCTTCAAGCTCTTTAACATGAGAAGAATAATTAAAATCGATTATTCCTATGGAAGTGGGGTAACGAATAAAAGTGaagtaatttgttggaattatagtggttaatttagaaaaagtgtaaaaagaacaatttttaaataaattttgatttttaagaggttggtaatttgagTTTTGTTATCACAATTTTttaactaagggtgggctagcgaaaaaaagtaatttaatatttttgagtaACCAAAAGGTAAGTTCAGAAAGGTCTTAAAAGTTATATTCGTGTACTGAAACAGAAATCGCTTCaaaccattttatatttgttgttatttttgaaaaatgcttggatagattttactaagcattagggtgtccgttatttcccaaagtgatgttttcgggggtgacaccccccagatcgaaagttaaGGGCCTAAgtacggggaatttagcaaaaacaatttttttggaggtcattaacccgtgcctctagggtcatactttccccatacaaatttgtatgggaaatttttaactcatacatacattttttttctctcgagttaaatcatctatttataaaatgtttgttgtttctggttggaaaatagttcctttaaaagattacattcaaaatttcccgttaaaaaatgtttttatattttatttcggtttttgaaattattagctgctttcgtagtttttgctttcacctatcacataattttaaatgcagttttattggtttttaattcttttcaaatattgcattcaaaaatttgtgtataaatcaaaaattttaattttattaaatttttttttgaaatttttgccgtttttatattaaataaatattattaaatactttaaccctttcttgtttgcaacttttttaatgtcattttttaggtgaataatttttaaacaaaattcaataaaaatattgtaaacatatcttttgtagttcgaaaaaaataaatttaaacgtataaaaacggctaaaatttcaaaaaaaaatttaaaaaattaaaatttttgatttatacacaaatttttgaatgcaatatttgaaaagaattaaaaaccaataaaactgcatttaaaattatgatttttgagacaaaaaaaaaataattccgttataactTTGTAGCTTAGAGCTAAGGGTGAGCTATCCTAGGCTAACTTTGGGCAATCGAATCATGCATCATGAATCAttggggtgccaacttcacatagccggCAAAAGGTTCAGCGAACAAAGATAGTTTTCGAAGCTACGGAAGCGGACGGTCAGAATATAATGATTCGAGATTTTGAATCATGTAAAAACATCAATTATTCAGCTCTTAATTCCAAAACTCGTGTAAATACTTTTCCTTTGGACACCCAGGAAATTAGATGATGAAGAGTAGTGAACCTATATCATCCCATTTAGTCCTAAAGAGTCGACTTTGCAAGGCCTTGTATTTATAAAGTTCAGTCTACTAAGATCTACAAACTGATACTACACACTGGGCACAGTCACAGTCTAAAAAATTCTCATCTAGTAGCAATgggaaaaatatgtaaaatataGCCTTTTAAATAACTGGCACATTAAAGTGTGTGGGCGTCGTCAAAATGTTTGTCCTATCAAAGGGGGTCGCGAactcaaaaagtttgaaaaactgTACTTAGGAATTCTAAGAAAAAGTTATCCTACGAGTAGGTGTggctttgttttattttataaattttagattctttacccatttacttttttttttgcagattgtCCCTTATATTTTACCCTTTGTATCTACtggaaaaaatattcatgttAAGTGTTTTGAAATGGAGACAAATTTAGTTCAATAACTTTGGTCCTGTTGCACAGGGCGAAATTCTGTTTCGAtacaattcataaaaaaaccATTAATTTTTCTGACCCTATTCAATATTCAGCTAATATTTAATACCTATCTcctaacaaacaaaaaacttttgtttatcttacttttgtttattttactgAACTAAGTATACTGAGTTATGTACCAATAAAACACCCCATATTTACAGGTGCAGGATAACGTACCGTTGTACCAGGTAGGGGAAATATTTTTACAGAAACTTGAGTTGGAAAGATTATTGGAAAAACTTAGGAGTCtgctatggatttttttttctgagaccctagttttcgaaatatgaatttttaaaagtacctacttattttttatgggtatttttgagtgtttttatttatttttaggaatttttaaaaaatagctaACTCACTTATAAGTTATGTGAGATTGATTTACGTATGTACGTgtacaaaaaattgcatttctaaaatatttttatttttactgaaaaaaaacggaaaaactatttttcccCAAATTTGGTGACCGTTTTCAACcgttagttatttattttttttttttttattttgatagatAGATAGGTGAAACTTTTCAGAACACTAAAATAAAGACAGTaacaaatttgtattaattCACATCTCCCTAGCATTTTATCATTGTCAGTGGTTAATTAACCTGTttgcttctttttcaaaatgtgAACTACGAGTGTACGAGTAATATGGATTATGTAATAGTTGATGTCGATTTTCTTAGCTTTTTCGTTAATtgacaaaagtttatttttaatacacaCCTGTATCCATCGGATTGCTGATACCGTCCATCATATTCATCATTTATAAATGAAGTTTGCTGAACTTCACCTGCTTTGAATTCTTCATTCTCCGCATTGAAATATCCATTTGGATTACGAAAGGGATTCAAGGTATTCGTTTCAATATTAtctacataaaattaatgatttgaATAAACGATGTAGATAAgtatatacatatttacatGATATATaagattttaagaaattttttttttaccattgtAACTTTCTTCCGGAAATGGATTCTGTGCCTGTGAAAATTGTTGAGATTCGTTCTGACCGTGTCCTCCTGGCTGCTCATATTCACGTTTATCAGGCATTTGTTGCCTGGCTGTCTGCAGAGCTACATTGAGAACATTTTTTATGGGTGGCAAGGgtgttgattttaattttgcaataaaTGAAGACATGATGCTGCAGTTGTGAATATCGATTTATGTATATCTACTGAATTTCCAAACTATGTAGGTATAATGAGAAAATTTGCtatcaaaatt
Proteins encoded in this region:
- the LOC129906268 gene encoding vesicular inhibitory amino acid transporter isoform X2 — translated: MPDKREYEQPGGHGQNESQQFSQAQNPFPEESYNDNIETNTLNPFRNPNGYFNAENEEFKAGEVQQTSFINDEYDGRYQQSDGYRQGSVASGDSSFACEGEGGSGAKINEFQAAWNVTNAIQGMFIVSLPFAVLHGGYWAIIAMVGIAHICCYTGKVLVQCLYEPDPNTGQPVRVRDSYVSIAKVCFGPKYGARAVSLAQIIELLMTCILYVVVCGDLLAGTYPQGSLDSRSWMMLTGIFLLPLGFLKSLKMVSLLSFWCTMSHLVINAVILGYCLLQIGDWGWSKVRWSIDMEKFPISLGVIVFSYTSQIFLPTLEGNMVDRSKFNWMLDWSHIAAAIFKAAFGYLCFLTFQNDTQQVITNNLHSQGFKGMVNFFLVIKAILSYPLPYYAACELLERTFFRGPPKTKFPTIWHLDGELKVWGLGFRVGVIFATIMMAIFIPHFSILMGFIGSFTGTMLSFIWPCYFHLKIKGHLLDQKTVAYDYLIIFLGVLFGVIGVYDSGNALIEAFEIGLPF
- the LOC129906268 gene encoding vesicular inhibitory amino acid transporter isoform X1, whose product is MSSFIAKLKSTPLPPIKNVLNVALQTARQQMPDKREYEQPGGHGQNESQQFSQAQNPFPEESYNDNIETNTLNPFRNPNGYFNAENEEFKAGEVQQTSFINDEYDGRYQQSDGYRQGSVASGDSSFACEGEGGSGAKINEFQAAWNVTNAIQGMFIVSLPFAVLHGGYWAIIAMVGIAHICCYTGKVLVQCLYEPDPNTGQPVRVRDSYVSIAKVCFGPKYGARAVSLAQIIELLMTCILYVVVCGDLLAGTYPQGSLDSRSWMMLTGIFLLPLGFLKSLKMVSLLSFWCTMSHLVINAVILGYCLLQIGDWGWSKVRWSIDMEKFPISLGVIVFSYTSQIFLPTLEGNMVDRSKFNWMLDWSHIAAAIFKAAFGYLCFLTFQNDTQQVITNNLHSQGFKGMVNFFLVIKAILSYPLPYYAACELLERTFFRGPPKTKFPTIWHLDGELKVWGLGFRVGVIFATIMMAIFIPHFSILMGFIGSFTGTMLSFIWPCYFHLKIKGHLLDQKTVAYDYLIIFLGVLFGVIGVYDSGNALIEAFEIGLPF